From one Formosa sediminum genomic stretch:
- a CDS encoding RNA polymerase sigma factor, with amino-acid sequence MKPFLKVIQLHKNQNELIKKASQNNREAQQALYDWHAPKMLSVCRYYIKDIHHAEEAMLNGFLKVFTQLKSFENKGSFEGWVRRIMVRESISFLRQKKQFVFAEVSEDIIEITPLSSEENLEVDDIQNLIDQLPEGYKMVFIMSAIEGYKHHEIAQILKISEGTSKSQLFKARQMLQQQLNTLHSDRYGIK; translated from the coding sequence ATGAAACCTTTTTTGAAAGTAATACAGTTGCATAAAAACCAAAATGAGCTCATTAAAAAGGCTAGCCAAAACAATCGCGAAGCACAGCAAGCATTGTATGATTGGCATGCGCCTAAAATGCTTAGTGTATGTCGATACTATATTAAAGATATACATCATGCAGAAGAAGCCATGTTAAATGGATTTTTAAAAGTATTTACACAATTAAAATCTTTTGAAAATAAGGGATCTTTTGAAGGTTGGGTAAGACGGATTATGGTGCGAGAATCTATCTCTTTTTTAAGACAAAAAAAACAATTTGTATTTGCAGAAGTGAGCGAAGATATTATTGAGATTACACCACTTTCTAGTGAAGAAAATTTAGAGGTAGATGATATTCAAAATCTTATAGACCAATTGCCTGAAGGATATAAAATGGTATTTATAATGTCGGCAATAGAAGGTTATAAGCACCATGAAATTGCCCAAATTCTTAAAATTTCTGAAGGGACTTCTAAATCGCAATTATTTAAAGCAAGACAAATGCTTCAACAGCAATTAAACACACTTCATTCCGATCGTTATGGTATCAAATAA
- a CDS encoding polyprenyl synthetase family protein, with translation MKIVEQIKQPIAYEMELFEQKFLLSMSSKVALLNRITHYIVNRKGKQMRPMFVFLVSKMVSNGEVSERTYRGASVIELIHTATLVHDDVVDDSNRRRGFFSINALWKNKIAVLVGDYLLSKGLLLSIDNNDFDLLKIISIAVREMSEGELLQIEKARQLDITEEVYYEIIRQKTATLIAACCSLGAASVKPESTHVETMRKFGELIGMAFQIKDDLFDYGQEKIGKPTGIDIKEQKMTLPLIYVLNTVSKKDNKWLINSIKNHNKDAKRVKEVIAFVKQYGGLDYAVTKMKAFQEEALKMLEPYPESAYKSSLILMVNYVIDRKK, from the coding sequence TTGAAAATTGTAGAACAAATAAAGCAACCTATAGCTTATGAAATGGAACTTTTTGAACAAAAGTTCTTACTTTCTATGTCTTCTAAAGTAGCCTTGCTTAATAGGATAACCCATTATATTGTAAATAGAAAAGGAAAACAAATGCGACCAATGTTCGTTTTTTTAGTTTCTAAAATGGTGTCTAATGGTGAAGTCAGTGAGCGTACATATCGCGGAGCTTCTGTTATAGAATTAATACATACCGCAACCTTGGTGCACGACGATGTGGTAGACGATAGTAATAGACGTCGGGGTTTTTTCTCTATAAATGCACTTTGGAAAAATAAAATTGCAGTATTAGTGGGCGATTATCTACTGTCTAAAGGGCTTTTATTGTCTATAGACAATAACGATTTCGACTTACTTAAAATTATATCTATCGCTGTTCGCGAGATGAGTGAAGGCGAATTACTTCAAATTGAAAAAGCCCGTCAGTTAGATATTACCGAAGAAGTGTATTACGAAATCATCCGTCAAAAAACAGCAACATTAATTGCCGCCTGTTGTAGTTTAGGGGCAGCTTCTGTAAAACCAGAATCTACTCATGTAGAAACCATGCGAAAATTTGGAGAGCTTATTGGTATGGCTTTTCAAATTAAAGACGATTTGTTCGACTATGGTCAAGAAAAAATTGGTAAACCTACAGGAATAGATATTAAGGAACAAAAAATGACACTTCCACTAATTTATGTGCTAAATACGGTGTCAAAAAAAGATAATAAATGGTTAATTAATTCTATAAAAAACCATAACAAAGATGCCAAGCGCGTTAAAGAGGTTATTGCTTTTGTAAAACAATACGGCGGACTAGATTATGCCGTGACTAAAATGAAAGCATTTCAAGAAGAAGCTTTAAAAATGTTGGAGCCTTATCCAGAATCTGCATATAAATCATCATTAATTTTAATGGTGAATTATGTCATCGATAGAAAAAAATAA
- the rlmN gene encoding 23S rRNA (adenine(2503)-C(2))-methyltransferase RlmN has translation MANKKKDVRALTKEQLRDFFVSQGDKAFRGNQVYEWLWSKGAHNFEDMTNISKETRQMLEDNFVINHIKVDTMQRSSDGTVKNAVQLHDGLVVESVLIPTKTRTTACVSSQVGCSLDCRFCATSRLKRMRNLNPDEIYDQVVAIDNESRLYHDRPLSNIVFMGMGEPLMNYNNVIKAIDKITDIEGLAMSPKRITVSTSGVPKMIRKMADDEVKFKLAVSLHSAIDEVRTSIMPFNETFPLSDLRSALEYWYSKTKSRITYEYVVWKGINDKRKDVDALVQFCKFAPSKVNLIEYNPIDDGEFQQAQDEALNMYVKVLEANNITVTIRRSRGKDIDAACGQLANKS, from the coding sequence ATGGCAAATAAAAAGAAAGACGTTAGGGCATTAACTAAAGAACAATTGCGAGATTTTTTTGTATCTCAAGGCGATAAAGCATTTCGTGGTAACCAAGTCTATGAATGGTTGTGGAGTAAAGGTGCTCATAATTTTGAAGATATGACAAATATCTCAAAAGAAACCAGACAAATGTTAGAAGATAACTTTGTGATTAATCACATTAAAGTCGATACTATGCAACGTAGTAGCGATGGTACTGTTAAAAATGCTGTTCAATTACATGACGGTTTGGTTGTCGAGTCTGTGTTAATACCAACAAAAACTAGAACCACCGCTTGTGTGTCTAGTCAAGTAGGCTGTAGTTTAGATTGTCGTTTTTGTGCTACCTCTCGCTTAAAACGTATGCGAAATTTAAATCCAGACGAAATTTACGATCAAGTGGTTGCCATAGATAACGAAAGTAGGTTATATCATGACAGGCCATTAAGTAATATTGTATTTATGGGAATGGGAGAGCCCCTAATGAATTATAATAATGTAATTAAAGCCATAGACAAAATTACAGATATAGAAGGTTTAGCCATGTCTCCAAAACGTATTACAGTCTCAACGTCTGGTGTGCCAAAAATGATTAGAAAAATGGCAGACGATGAGGTAAAGTTTAAACTTGCCGTATCTTTACATTCTGCAATAGATGAGGTTAGAACATCAATAATGCCATTTAATGAAACCTTCCCTTTATCCGATTTAAGATCTGCATTAGAATATTGGTATAGTAAAACTAAAAGTAGAATTACTTACGAATATGTAGTCTGGAAAGGTATTAACGATAAACGTAAAGATGTAGATGCTTTAGTGCAATTCTGTAAATTCGCTCCAAGTAAAGTTAATTTAATAGAATATAACCCTATAGACGATGGCGAATTTCAGCAAGCGCAAGACGAGGCCTTAAATATGTACGTAAAAGTATTAGAAGCAAATAATATTACAGTTACTATTAGACGCTCTAGAGGTAAGGATATTGATGCTGCGTGCGGGCAATTAGCCAATAAAAGTTAA
- the queA gene encoding tRNA preQ1(34) S-adenosylmethionine ribosyltransferase-isomerase QueA, with protein sequence MKLSHFNFKLPEELLAEDPSENRDESRLMVLDRKNQTIEHKQFKDIIDYFDEDDVMILNNTKVFPARLFGNKEKTGARIEVFLLRELNEEQRLWDVLVDPARKIRIGNKLYFGDDDTLVAEVIDNTTSRGRTLRFLYDGSYTEFRNKLKLLGETPLPKYIKREVKPEDEERYQTIYAKHEGAVAAPTAGLHFSKHLLKRLEIKGVNFADVTLHVGLGTFNPVEVEDLSKHKMDSEEVIIDEKAVNTINKGIKEKRRVCAVGTTSMRAIESSVSSHGTLNEFNGWTNKFIFPPYDFSIANCMITNFHTPKSTLLMMVSAFAGHDFIKRAYDEAVKEGYKFYSYGDAMLII encoded by the coding sequence ATGAAATTATCGCATTTTAATTTTAAACTACCAGAAGAATTATTAGCAGAAGACCCTTCAGAAAATAGAGATGAGTCACGCCTAATGGTTTTGGATAGAAAAAATCAAACTATTGAACACAAACAGTTTAAAGACATTATTGATTATTTTGATGAAGATGATGTGATGATTCTTAATAACACCAAAGTGTTTCCTGCACGTTTATTTGGTAATAAAGAGAAAACAGGAGCACGTATAGAAGTGTTTTTATTAAGAGAATTAAATGAAGAACAACGTCTTTGGGATGTTTTGGTAGATCCTGCTCGTAAAATAAGAATTGGTAACAAATTATATTTTGGAGACGATGATACTTTAGTCGCAGAGGTTATTGATAATACAACATCTAGAGGGCGTACTTTACGTTTCTTGTATGATGGATCTTATACAGAGTTTAGAAACAAACTTAAATTGTTAGGAGAAACTCCACTACCAAAGTATATTAAACGAGAGGTAAAACCAGAAGATGAAGAGCGTTACCAAACCATTTATGCTAAGCATGAAGGTGCTGTAGCAGCTCCAACAGCAGGATTACACTTTTCTAAACACTTACTTAAGCGTTTAGAAATTAAAGGTGTAAATTTTGCAGATGTTACATTACATGTTGGTTTAGGTACGTTTAATCCTGTAGAGGTAGAAGATTTATCTAAGCATAAAATGGACAGCGAAGAAGTTATAATTGATGAAAAAGCTGTCAATACAATTAATAAAGGTATTAAAGAAAAAAGACGTGTTTGCGCAGTAGGAACAACTTCTATGCGTGCCATTGAAAGCTCTGTATCTTCTCACGGAACTTTAAATGAATTTAATGGGTGGACCAATAAGTTTATCTTTCCGCCTTATGATTTTAGTATTGCTAATTGTATGATTACAAACTTTCATACACCAAAATCTACACTCTTAATGATGGTATCTGCTTTTGCAGGTCATGATTTTATTAAGCGTGCTTATGATGAAGCAGTAAAAGAAGGTTATAAATTTTATAGCTATGGCGATGCCATGTTAATTATATAA
- a CDS encoding 3-phosphoshikimate 1-carboxyvinyltransferase has translation MNIILEQSEIIQQPLHVTITGSKSESNRLLVLQALYPNIALENVSNSDDSDVMQMALNSKESLVDIHHAGTTMRFLTAYFSSCEGKIVTLTGSKRMKERPIKILVDALRDLGADITYVENDGYPPIKIIGKNITQSEVTLKANVSSQYISALMLIGSSLENGLKLTLDGAITSVPYIKMTLNLLHQLNIDAQFKRQTITVKPKTEAVAKQTLTVESDWSSASYFFSIVALSPIGTTITLSAYKASSLQGDSVLTTIYKQFGVTTTFSDHSITLKKVEDVLKDTNITLDLVNAPDIAQTIAVTCFGLGIACSLSGLHTLKIKETDRLEALKIELEKLGGNVHITDKTLDLEPSDRINEDVAINTYNDHRMAMAFAPLALRVKMRVNDAEVVSKSYPEFWSDLEKIGFKINKH, from the coding sequence ATGAATATCATTTTAGAACAGTCAGAAATTATACAACAACCATTACATGTTACTATTACAGGTTCTAAAAGCGAATCTAATAGATTGTTAGTTTTGCAGGCTTTGTATCCTAACATTGCTTTAGAAAATGTATCAAATTCAGATGACTCAGATGTTATGCAAATGGCATTAAACTCTAAAGAATCACTTGTAGATATTCATCATGCAGGGACTACTATGCGTTTTCTTACAGCCTATTTTTCAAGTTGTGAAGGTAAAATAGTAACTCTAACTGGGTCTAAACGTATGAAAGAGCGCCCAATTAAAATACTAGTAGACGCGCTACGAGATTTGGGAGCAGACATAACATATGTAGAAAACGATGGCTACCCACCAATAAAAATTATAGGTAAAAATATTACTCAAAGCGAAGTTACACTTAAGGCCAACGTAAGTAGTCAATATATTTCTGCATTAATGCTAATAGGTTCGTCTTTAGAAAATGGTCTAAAACTTACTTTAGATGGCGCAATTACTTCTGTGCCTTATATTAAAATGACCTTAAATTTATTACATCAATTAAATATCGATGCTCAATTTAAAAGACAAACCATAACAGTTAAACCTAAAACCGAAGCAGTTGCTAAACAAACTTTAACCGTAGAGAGCGATTGGTCTTCGGCATCATATTTTTTTAGTATAGTTGCATTAAGTCCAATAGGGACAACCATTACATTATCTGCATATAAAGCGAGTTCTTTACAAGGCGATTCGGTTTTAACTACAATTTATAAACAATTTGGAGTAACTACTACATTTAGTGATCATTCTATAACGTTAAAAAAAGTAGAAGACGTTTTAAAAGATACCAATATTACATTAGATTTAGTAAATGCTCCAGACATAGCTCAAACCATAGCTGTAACATGTTTTGGTTTAGGTATAGCTTGTAGTTTATCTGGTTTACATACTTTAAAAATTAAAGAAACAGACCGTTTAGAGGCTTTAAAGATAGAGCTAGAAAAACTTGGCGGCAACGTACACATCACAGATAAAACATTAGATTTAGAACCGTCAGATCGTATAAATGAAGATGTTGCGATTAACACCTATAACGATCATAGAATGGCTATGGCATTTGCTCCTTTAGCATTGCGTGTAAAAATGCGTGTAAACGATGCAGAAGTAGTGTCTAAATCCTACCCAGAATTTTGGAGTGATTTAGAAAAAATCGGATTCAAAATTAACAAGCACTAA